One region of Arcobacter sp. CECT 8983 genomic DNA includes:
- a CDS encoding ATP-binding protein, whose translation MVDWGQNYAAIYRAKNEYLKPVKYLDEVFFSDLLGIDHQKNEIMKNTQRFIDGLPSNNVLLWGARGTGKSSLIKAVLNEYKSQKLRLIEIDREDLDDLIEIIDKIRDLPYKFIIFCDDLSFEEGERGYKGLKRILEGSIEATPKNVKIYATSNRRHLITEYHSDNVGTKVGTNGEIHYRDSVEEKISLSDRFGLWLSFYHGTQQEYLKLVDFYFKDYKGDKKELYKHALMFAQSRASKSARTVKQFFNSFSTFDLL comes from the coding sequence ATGGTAGATTGGGGACAAAATTATGCAGCTATTTATAGAGCTAAAAATGAATATTTAAAACCTGTTAAGTATCTTGACGAAGTGTTTTTTAGTGACTTATTAGGAATTGATCATCAAAAAAATGAGATTATGAAAAATACTCAAAGATTTATTGATGGTTTACCTTCAAACAATGTTTTACTTTGGGGTGCAAGGGGTACTGGAAAATCTTCACTAATAAAAGCAGTATTAAACGAATATAAATCTCAAAAATTAAGACTAATAGAGATTGATAGAGAAGATTTAGATGATTTGATAGAAATAATCGACAAGATAAGAGATTTACCATATAAGTTTATTATTTTTTGTGATGATTTATCTTTTGAAGAAGGAGAGCGAGGTTATAAAGGTTTAAAAAGAATCTTAGAAGGTTCTATTGAGGCAACACCTAAAAATGTAAAAATATATGCTACTTCAAATAGAAGACATCTAATCACTGAATATCATAGTGATAATGTAGGTACAAAAGTTGGTACTAATGGAGAGATTCACTATAGAGATAGTGTAGAAGAAAAAATATCCTTAAGTGATAGATTTGGTTTATGGTTGTCTTTTTATCATGGAACTCAACAAGAGTATTTAAAATTAGTTGATTTTTATTTTAAAGATTACAAAGGTGATAAAAAAGAACTATATAAACATGCACTTATGTTTGCCCAAAGTAGAGCAAGTAAAAGTGCAAGAACTGTAAAACAGTTTTTTAATAGTTTCTCAACCTTTGATTTATTATAA
- a CDS encoding GyrI-like domain-containing protein has protein sequence MKVKYLEKFYVAGITTRTNNETELNDENPKIPALWQRYVDENIEGKTFNKAKSMAMYGVYNKYESDVNSDYDYTIAVEVTKPKNAITIEKDRYLVFTKEGEFPEVVIEAWKDVWDYFASETCEYERAYNFDFEKYTKENEIEIYISIK, from the coding sequence ATGAAAGTAAAATATTTAGAAAAATTTTATGTAGCAGGTATTACAACAAGAACAAACAATGAAACTGAATTAAATGATGAAAATCCAAAGATACCAGCTTTATGGCAAAGATATGTAGATGAGAATATAGAAGGTAAAACTTTTAATAAAGCAAAATCTATGGCAATGTATGGAGTTTATAATAAATATGAAAGTGATGTAAACTCAGATTATGATTATACTATTGCAGTAGAAGTTACAAAACCTAAAAATGCTATTACTATAGAAAAAGATAGATATTTAGTATTTACAAAAGAGGGTGAATTTCCAGAAGTAGTAATTGAAGCTTGGAAAGATGTATGGGATTATTTTGCTTCAGAGACTTGCGAATATGAAAGAGCATATAATTTTGACTTTGAAAAGTATACAAAAGAGAATGAAATAGAAATATATATATCTATAAAATAA
- a CDS encoding SIMPL domain-containing protein: MQENSKINFFILGIFIFLGLSTLGYFFQNAVISYKQYDRSVKVKGLSEKEYKADIVIWPISYTEVNNNLEQMYSSIDKNNEKIYNFLTSNGIEKSEISFSAPIITDKVAQQYGNEKINYRYNAFQTITVYSKNIDLVRDVKKSISKLGKQGIVFSGNNYTNQTEYIFTKLNEIKPKMIEEATKKAREVAQKFAIDSKSKLGKIKRASQGQFSISQRDKNNPQIKKIRVVSTVEYYLTD; this comes from the coding sequence ATGCAAGAAAACAGTAAGATCAATTTTTTTATCTTAGGAATATTTATATTTTTAGGTTTGAGTACTTTAGGATACTTTTTTCAAAATGCAGTTATTTCTTATAAGCAATATGATAGAAGTGTAAAAGTAAAAGGTTTGTCTGAGAAAGAGTATAAGGCAGATATTGTTATTTGGCCTATTTCATATACTGAAGTTAATAACAACCTTGAACAAATGTATAGTTCAATAGATAAAAACAATGAAAAGATTTATAATTTTTTAACTTCAAATGGTATAGAAAAAAGTGAAATAAGTTTTTCAGCACCAATAATAACTGACAAAGTTGCACAACAATATGGGAATGAAAAGATAAACTATAGATACAATGCATTTCAAACAATTACTGTCTATTCAAAAAATATTGATCTTGTAAGAGATGTAAAAAAATCTATATCAAAACTTGGAAAACAAGGCATAGTATTTTCAGGTAATAATTATACAAATCAAACAGAATATATCTTTACAAAACTAAATGAAATTAAACCTAAGATGATAGAAGAAGCTACAAAAAAAGCTAGAGAAGTGGCTCAAAAGTTTGCAATAGATTCAAAAAGCAAACTAGGAAAAATAAAAAGAGCTTCACAAGGTCAATTTTCAATCTCTCAAAGGGATAAAAATAATCCTCAAATCAAAAAAATTAGAGTTGTTTCAACTGTTGAGTATTATTTAACAGATTGA
- a CDS encoding aspartate/glutamate racemase family protein, with protein MKTIGLLGGMSWESTALYYKQINEEVKKQLGGLHSAKVVIYSVDFDEIEKLQHEGKWDETAKILSEAAKNLQNASADFLVICTNTMHKVAPAIQENIDIPILHIASATGKKLQKEGIKKVGLLGTAFTMEQDFYKNTIYDNFDIEVIVPNKEDIKIVHSIIYEELCLGIIKESSKKEYLRIIDSLENKGAQGVILGCTEIGMLVSQEDTNIKLFDTTYIHALEAVNKALS; from the coding sequence ATGAAAACTATAGGACTACTTGGTGGAATGAGCTGGGAAAGCACAGCTTTATATTATAAACAAATCAATGAAGAAGTTAAAAAACAACTTGGTGGATTGCATAGTGCTAAAGTAGTCATCTATAGTGTAGATTTTGATGAGATAGAAAAGCTTCAACATGAGGGCAAGTGGGACGAAACAGCAAAGATATTAAGTGAAGCAGCTAAAAATCTTCAAAATGCAAGTGCGGATTTTTTAGTTATATGTACAAACACTATGCATAAAGTAGCTCCTGCTATCCAAGAAAATATTGATATTCCTATTTTACATATTGCAAGTGCTACAGGTAAAAAACTTCAAAAAGAAGGTATTAAAAAAGTAGGACTTTTAGGAACTGCTTTTACTATGGAACAAGATTTTTATAAAAATACAATTTATGATAACTTTGATATTGAAGTTATAGTTCCTAATAAAGAGGATATAAAAATAGTACATAGTATTATATATGAAGAACTGTGCTTAGGAATTATAAAAGAGTCATCAAAAAAAGAGTATTTACGTATAATAGACTCACTTGAAAATAAAGGGGCGCAAGGTGTTATTTTAGGTTGTACGGAAATAGGGATGTTAGTATCTCAAGAAGATACTAACATAAAACTGTTTGATACAACATATATACATGCACTTGAGGCTGTAAATAAAGCCCTTAGTTAA
- a CDS encoding aldo/keto reductase produces MPNMIYGTAWKKENTTSLVEEALLCGFKAIDTACQPKHYREDLVGIGLENAIKKGIERKNIFIQTKFTPIAGQDRTNMPYEASDDILTQLEKSFYKSKQNLKVDFIDSYLIHSPFAPLEDLIKVYKTMEEFVISGEVGQIGISNCYDLNLLAYIYDVAKVKPKVIQNRFYAETSYDKEIREFARQTGMMYQGFWSLTANPQLLKLDEIQTLARNYKRTVPQIFYKFLNHIGITPLNGTTSKTHMQQDLDIKSFSLEEDEVNSILRYI; encoded by the coding sequence ATGCCAAATATGATTTATGGAACAGCATGGAAAAAAGAGAATACAACTTCTTTAGTAGAAGAGGCACTTTTATGTGGTTTCAAAGCTATAGATACTGCTTGTCAACCAAAACACTACAGAGAAGATTTAGTTGGGATAGGACTTGAAAATGCCATAAAAAAAGGTATTGAAAGAAAAAATATCTTTATTCAAACAAAGTTTACTCCAATAGCAGGACAAGACAGAACAAATATGCCATATGAAGCTAGTGATGATATTTTAACACAACTAGAAAAATCTTTTTATAAGTCAAAACAAAATCTAAAAGTAGATTTTATAGACTCTTATCTTATACATTCACCTTTTGCCCCATTGGAAGATTTAATAAAAGTATATAAGACTATGGAAGAGTTTGTTATTTCTGGTGAAGTAGGGCAAATAGGCATTTCAAATTGTTATGATTTAAACTTACTTGCATATATTTATGATGTAGCAAAAGTAAAACCAAAGGTGATACAAAATAGATTTTATGCTGAAACTTCTTATGATAAAGAAATACGTGAATTTGCAAGACAAACAGGTATGATGTATCAAGGTTTTTGGTCACTAACTGCAAACCCACAGTTATTAAAACTTGATGAGATACAAACTCTAGCAAGAAACTATAAAAGAACAGTTCCCCAAATATTTTATAAGTTTTTAAATCATATTGGAATAACTCCTCTTAATGGAACAACTTCTAAAACTCATATGCAACAAGACTTAGATATAAAGAGCTTTTCACTAGAAGAGGATGAGGTAAACTCAATACTTCGATATATATAA
- a CDS encoding zinc ribbon domain-containing protein YjdM, with protein MEQLPNCPKCNGEYTYEDGSLLICPECAHEWSKDAVETEDEDVLVVKDANGTVLQDGDDVTVIKDLKVKGSSSGIKVGTKVKGIRLVEGNDGHNIDCKISGVGAIKLKQEFVKKSN; from the coding sequence ATGGAGCAATTACCAAATTGTCCTAAGTGTAATGGAGAATATACTTATGAAGACGGAAGTTTATTAATCTGTCCTGAGTGTGCACATGAATGGTCAAAAGATGCTGTAGAAACTGAAGATGAAGATGTATTAGTAGTAAAAGATGCTAATGGTACAGTTTTACAAGATGGAGATGATGTAACAGTTATCAAAGATCTTAAAGTAAAAGGAAGCTCTTCAGGTATTAAAGTTGGTACAAAAGTAAAAGGTATCAGACTTGTAGAAGGAAATGATGGTCATAATATCGACTGTAAGATTTCTGGAGTTGGAGCAATTAAATTAAAACAAGAGTTTGTTAAAAAATCTAACTAA
- a CDS encoding YnfA family protein: MGLEFAIYFLAAFFEILGCYSFWMVFKLQKSSFWLFTGVISLVLFAYLLTRVNLEFAGRAYAIYGGIYIISSLAWLFLVEKQAFNKWDILGSLVVFVGICIILFGNQKAISSI, encoded by the coding sequence TTGGGTTTAGAGTTTGCAATATATTTTTTAGCAGCATTTTTTGAAATATTAGGATGCTATAGTTTTTGGATGGTTTTTAAACTTCAAAAATCATCTTTTTGGCTTTTTACAGGTGTTATCTCTTTAGTTCTTTTTGCCTACTTACTTACTAGAGTAAATTTAGAGTTTGCGGGACGAGCTTATGCTATATATGGAGGTATTTATATTATCTCTTCTTTAGCTTGGCTATTTTTAGTAGAAAAACAAGCTTTTAATAAATGGGATATTTTAGGTTCTCTTGTTGTATTTGTAGGGATTTGTATTATTCTTTTTGGAAATCAAAAAGCTATAAGTAGTATATAA
- a CDS encoding SLC13 family permease, with amino-acid sequence MTKHSIMKNIAFICIPLFLYFILNSFIGQTKDLILITLILSTIVYWATNLIPLYFSSLIFLFTCLVFALSPKEIIFSGFSSSAFWLVFSGMLIATAIKNVNLSNRFSNFFSIINNISYLKLLSVISIFCIAFSFLMPSSVVRVVLLVPLAITIAKAFGFEENDKGYIGILLTFILCTSIPAFTVLPANVPNMILSGLTKEIYDFELLFSHYLLSNFFVLGLLKNIIIVALIYLFFKDEIKHNKLEKDTSSFSKNEKIVMITLSIMLLFWLTDFIHKISPSVIAMIGVLFLAYPSINIIKSKDINSINFSSLIFVAAIISLGSIVANNEFIKEGLLGIINLYTPSEYELIDYIKITTLMSLSGTIITQPTIPAIYTPIAEHLSNISSFSLNEIFMMQVAAFSNIYFPFQAPPLAVGLALSGMKQKYMIKVILLLAIITITFLYPLEFYWMRYIG; translated from the coding sequence ATGACAAAACACTCTATTATGAAAAATATTGCTTTTATTTGCATTCCCTTATTTTTATATTTTATTTTAAATAGTTTTATTGGGCAAACAAAAGACTTAATACTAATTACTTTGATTCTTTCTACTATAGTTTATTGGGCAACAAACCTAATACCTTTATATTTTTCATCACTTATATTTTTATTTACTTGTTTAGTATTTGCACTAAGTCCTAAAGAGATAATCTTTTCTGGGTTCTCTTCTTCTGCTTTTTGGTTAGTTTTTTCTGGTATGTTAATTGCAACTGCTATAAAAAATGTAAACCTAAGTAATAGATTTTCCAACTTCTTTTCTATAATCAACAATATTAGCTATTTAAAGCTTTTATCTGTTATTTCTATATTCTGCATAGCTTTTAGCTTTTTAATGCCTTCTAGTGTAGTTAGAGTTGTTTTATTAGTACCTTTAGCTATAACAATAGCAAAAGCTTTTGGTTTTGAAGAAAATGACAAAGGTTATATTGGAATACTACTTACTTTTATACTTTGTACTTCTATTCCTGCATTTACTGTTTTACCTGCAAATGTACCAAATATGATTTTAAGTGGACTTACAAAAGAGATATATGATTTTGAGCTTTTATTTTCTCACTATTTATTATCAAACTTCTTTGTTCTAGGTTTACTAAAAAATATTATAATTGTTGCTTTAATATACCTATTTTTTAAAGATGAAATAAAACATAACAAACTAGAAAAAGACACTAGTTCTTTTAGTAAAAATGAAAAAATAGTTATGATAACTTTATCTATCATGCTTCTATTTTGGTTAACTGATTTTATCCATAAAATCTCACCTAGTGTAATTGCTATGATTGGAGTTCTGTTTTTAGCATACCCAAGTATAAATATCATAAAAAGTAAAGATATAAATAGTATCAACTTCTCTTCTTTGATTTTTGTAGCTGCTATTATTAGTCTTGGAAGTATTGTTGCAAATAATGAGTTCATAAAAGAGGGACTACTTGGTATTATAAATCTATACACACCATCAGAGTATGAATTAATTGATTATATAAAAATCACTACTTTGATGTCTTTAAGTGGAACTATTATCACTCAACCAACTATTCCAGCTATTTATACACCAATAGCAGAACACCTAAGTAATATAAGTAGCTTTTCATTAAACGAAATTTTTATGATGCAAGTTGCTGCTTTTTCTAATATTTATTTTCCATTTCAAGCTCCACCTTTAGCAGTAGGACTTGCTTTATCTGGTATGAAACAAAAGTATATGATAAAAGTAATACTTCTATTAGCTATTATCACTATAACATTTTTATATCCTTTAGAGTTTTATTGGATGAGATATATAGGATAA
- a CDS encoding Crp/Fnr family transcriptional regulator gives MNININEIFDSLKNTMDSYTKISETTWNDFKNICTIKEIKKNDYAFELFDKVDAISFVYKGLFRTFSTNEHGEEYTKNFFWETRFYGPMVALLSNTENTSSVQAIEDSIVVDINHTKYRELLSKYEDLKMYHILYLEKHWILQKDHNTYALVLEDAQVRYERFLKEFEHILSRLSQHHIASYLGISPTHLSRIRKSLKSKK, from the coding sequence ATGAATATAAATATAAATGAAATTTTTGACTCATTAAAAAACACTATGGACTCTTATACTAAGATTTCTGAGACTACATGGAATGACTTTAAAAATATATGCACTATAAAAGAGATCAAAAAAAATGACTATGCTTTTGAACTATTTGATAAAGTTGATGCTATCTCTTTTGTTTATAAAGGATTATTTAGAACCTTCTCTACAAATGAACACGGGGAAGAGTACACAAAAAACTTCTTTTGGGAAACTAGATTTTATGGTCCTATGGTTGCACTACTTTCAAATACTGAAAATACCTCATCAGTTCAAGCTATTGAAGACTCTATTGTTGTAGATATAAACCATACAAAATATAGAGAGCTTTTATCAAAGTATGAAGACTTGAAGATGTATCATATTTTATATTTAGAAAAACATTGGATACTACAAAAAGATCATAACACTTATGCACTGGTTTTAGAAGATGCTCAAGTTAGATATGAAAGATTTTTAAAAGAGTTTGAGCACATCTTATCAAGACTATCTCAACACCATATTGCTTCATACTTAGGTATCTCACCTACTCACCTTAGTAGAATAAGAAAATCACTAAAGAGTAAAAAATGA
- a CDS encoding DMT family transporter, whose translation MSKELNSHLIILFATFLVAGSFIVSQKISGIIDPISITLLRFVIASVILAPIVLLKKEFRKKITTTFKRAMIISFFYSLYFIGLFKSLEYTTALNTGTLFTLVPLLTAIVSIFVFKQKIPSKQYLVYFLGILGTCIVIFKGSLQMFLSLALNQGDILFIASVLCMALYSVCAKYFHKEDDKLVVLVFLTLVGGSIWMSIALIAFNIPLEWNKINSPQFLAMAYLSIAATLVTSYLYQKGTIVLGPKKVMSYVYLNPAAIAILLLVFEFKFINVWMILGIMISSFATFVLLRSRI comes from the coding sequence ATGTCAAAAGAGTTAAACTCTCATCTTATTATTTTATTTGCTACATTTTTAGTAGCAGGTTCATTTATCGTTTCTCAAAAAATATCTGGAATAATTGATCCAATTTCTATTACACTTCTTAGGTTTGTTATAGCATCTGTTATTTTAGCTCCAATAGTTTTATTAAAAAAAGAGTTTAGAAAAAAAATAACTACAACATTTAAAAGAGCTATGATTATTAGTTTTTTTTACTCTTTATATTTTATTGGCTTATTTAAGTCTTTAGAATATACTACCGCACTAAATACAGGAACACTATTTACACTTGTACCTTTACTTACAGCTATAGTCTCTATTTTTGTATTTAAACAAAAAATTCCCTCAAAGCAGTATTTAGTTTATTTTTTAGGAATACTAGGAACTTGTATTGTGATATTTAAAGGTAGCTTGCAAATGTTTTTATCTTTAGCTTTAAATCAAGGTGATATTTTATTTATTGCTTCAGTTTTATGTATGGCTTTATATTCTGTCTGTGCAAAGTATTTTCATAAAGAAGATGATAAGTTAGTAGTATTAGTATTTTTAACACTTGTGGGTGGAAGTATTTGGATGAGTATTGCCTTAATAGCTTTTAATATTCCTTTAGAGTGGAACAAGATAAATAGTCCACAGTTTTTAGCAATGGCTTATTTAAGTATAGCTGCTACTTTAGTAACTTCATATCTTTATCAAAAAGGAACAATCGTTTTAGGACCTAAGAAAGTAATGTCCTATGTTTATCTAAACCCAGCAGCTATTGCAATACTTTTATTGGTATTTGAGTTTAAGTTTATAAATGTTTGGATGATACTTGGAATTATGATTTCATCTTTTGCTACTTTTGTTTTGTTACGTAGTAGAATCTAA
- a CDS encoding ABC transporter ATP-binding protein, whose protein sequence is MNIIDFENINVGYDEKIVLKDITLKIKEKEHWAILGANGSGKSTLMKLIQSEIHPRRTSKFKKEILGKSTYSVFELRKSLGIITNDLHNYFAKEGSFLTGYKVVLSGHYSSIGVYTFQDFSQEQLNKAKEVMSFLEIEHLKDKKVNEMSTGELRKCIVGRALIHSPKAFILDEPTVGLDIKAQINFIKMLKKLSKEASIILVTHHLEEIFEEIDNIALIHNNTIYKQGKKEELLTSKNLSSIFDIEIHVNEKNNRYFIEEIL, encoded by the coding sequence ATGAATATTATAGATTTTGAAAATATTAATGTAGGTTATGATGAGAAGATTGTACTAAAAGATATTACCTTAAAAATAAAAGAAAAAGAACACTGGGCTATTTTAGGTGCAAATGGTTCAGGAAAATCTACACTTATGAAATTAATACAATCTGAAATTCATCCAAGAAGAACTTCAAAGTTCAAAAAAGAGATTTTAGGTAAATCTACTTATTCTGTTTTTGAACTAAGAAAAAGTCTAGGTATTATCACAAATGATTTACATAACTACTTTGCAAAAGAAGGAAGCTTTCTTACAGGATATAAAGTTGTATTAAGTGGTCATTATAGTTCTATAGGGGTTTATACTTTCCAAGACTTTTCACAAGAACAATTAAATAAAGCAAAGGAAGTTATGAGTTTTCTTGAAATAGAACATCTAAAAGATAAAAAAGTAAATGAGATGTCAACAGGTGAACTTAGAAAGTGTATTGTAGGACGAGCTTTAATTCATAGTCCAAAAGCATTTATTCTTGATGAGCCAACAGTTGGCTTAGATATAAAAGCACAAATAAACTTTATAAAAATGCTTAAAAAACTATCAAAAGAAGCAAGTATTATCTTAGTAACTCACCATTTAGAAGAGATATTTGAAGAGATAGATAATATTGCACTAATTCATAACAATACAATCTACAAACAAGGGAAAAAAGAAGAGTTACTTACAAGCAAAAACTTATCTTCTATCTTTGATATAGAAATTCATGTTAATGAAAAAAACAATAGATACTTTATAGAAGAGATTTTATAA
- a CDS encoding MOSC domain-containing protein, with protein sequence MENNAKVLFIKVGKVTTTKLENQKRKELVSGIKKYPVEKAYLSKTGFLEDEQADLNHHGGENKALFLFSNLTYKKINKDCNTNYKIDEVSHFGENIVLSNISEEDVCIGDIYKIGETIIQITQPRQPCWKLSANTNKKEMTKFIFNSGLTGWYAKVIKEGVISKNDMFELIERVEDDLTISILNKLMLNVDIDISLAKKAIESKYLGKPFQDSLKKRVQLKEKDNQFEVYHS encoded by the coding sequence ATGGAAAATAATGCAAAAGTACTTTTTATAAAAGTAGGGAAAGTAACTACAACAAAATTAGAAAATCAAAAAAGAAAAGAATTAGTATCTGGTATAAAAAAATATCCAGTAGAAAAAGCATATCTATCTAAAACAGGGTTTTTAGAAGATGAACAAGCAGATTTAAATCATCATGGTGGAGAGAATAAAGCTCTGTTTTTATTTTCAAATTTGACATATAAAAAGATAAATAAAGATTGTAATACTAATTATAAAATAGATGAGGTATCACATTTTGGAGAAAATATAGTTTTATCTAATATAAGTGAAGAAGATGTTTGTATAGGTGATATCTATAAAATTGGAGAAACAATAATACAAATAACTCAACCAAGACAACCTTGTTGGAAATTAAGTGCAAATACAAATAAAAAAGAGATGACAAAATTTATTTTCAATAGTGGTTTAACTGGGTGGTATGCAAAAGTTATAAAAGAGGGTGTAATTAGTAAGAATGATATGTTTGAACTTATAGAAAGAGTAGAAGATGATTTAACTATTAGTATTTTAAATAAGCTTATGCTAAATGTTGATATTGATATAAGTTTAGCAAAAAAAGCTATTGAATCTAAATATTTAGGAAAACCCTTTCAAGATTCTTTAAAAAAAAGAGTTCAATTAAAAGAAAAAGACAATCAATTTGAAGTTTATCATAGCTAA
- a CDS encoding DoxX family protein: MRTLENFLARVLSDDMGKLILRLNLGILMLFHGISKLEKGIEGIKFLVTKNGFPEFLAYGVYIGELIVPILIIIGLYTRINSFIYAATMIFAIYLAHFSDIFVINSKTGGLLIETPLLFMLGAIALMFLGAGKISVDKR; this comes from the coding sequence ATGAGGACGTTAGAAAACTTTTTAGCTAGAGTTTTAAGTGATGATATGGGAAAACTAATTCTAAGATTAAATCTTGGTATTCTAATGCTTTTTCATGGAATAAGTAAATTAGAAAAAGGAATTGAAGGTATTAAATTTCTAGTTACTAAAAACGGATTTCCTGAATTCTTAGCTTATGGCGTTTATATTGGAGAATTAATAGTTCCTATTCTAATAATCATTGGACTATATACAAGAATTAATAGTTTTATATATGCAGCAACAATGATTTTTGCAATTTATTTAGCTCATTTTTCAGATATTTTTGTAATAAATTCAAAAACAGGTGGTCTTTTAATCGAAACTCCACTTTTATTTATGTTAGGAGCTATTGCTTTAATGTTCTTAGGTGCTGGAAAAATCAGCGTAGATAAAAGATAA
- a CDS encoding PLP-dependent aminotransferase family protein, whose product MYNIDSKLKKPIYLQLYEEIKKDIQTNLKAGEKLPSIRKMTTDYKISKNTVQTAYNQLFAEGYIESIPQSGYFVSENLYDSFKKENEIEVEDKTTDNIVKYDFFPACLSADTFPKKTWLRLYNKVLKSSLNLGIYHNNQGDIELREQITKYLKSSRSVNCTVDNIVLTSGFADSMFIVSKILKDEIKKIAFETPSYRVAKKVFEQHNFEIEEIEVQQNGINLNQLKKSNAKLLYLTPSHQYFFGVTTPIANRIEIINWAKDNNSYIIEDDYDSELSYNNRPIPAMQGINNNEQVIYTGTFSKSFSPSIRVAYLVLPTKLLKRYKKEFDYHFSNIPIDIQKTLALFIKEGFWERHLRKVRTQNKKKHDIMKNFLYSKMIDEIEILREGSGLNILIKPIINIDLEILKKEAQNKYMKLYLRNLNTKEEVLSMGFGGFKENDLKKALEIFYTLWQEQKSKSNLYKL is encoded by the coding sequence TTGTATAATATAGATTCAAAATTAAAAAAACCAATCTATCTTCAACTCTATGAAGAGATAAAAAAAGATATTCAAACAAATCTAAAAGCTGGAGAAAAACTGCCTTCTATTAGAAAAATGACCACAGATTATAAAATTAGTAAAAATACTGTACAAACAGCTTATAATCAGCTTTTTGCAGAGGGTTATATAGAGAGTATTCCTCAAAGTGGATATTTTGTAAGTGAAAATCTTTATGATAGTTTTAAAAAAGAAAATGAAATTGAAGTAGAAGATAAAACAACAGATAATATTGTCAAATATGACTTTTTTCCAGCTTGTTTAAGTGCTGATACTTTTCCAAAAAAGACTTGGTTAAGACTTTATAATAAAGTTTTAAAAAGCTCTTTAAATCTTGGGATATATCACAACAATCAAGGTGATATTGAACTTAGAGAACAAATTACAAAATATCTTAAAAGTTCAAGGAGTGTAAACTGTACAGTTGATAATATTGTTCTTACAAGTGGTTTTGCAGATTCTATGTTTATCGTTTCAAAAATATTAAAAGATGAAATTAAAAAAATTGCGTTTGAAACTCCAAGTTATAGAGTTGCCAAAAAAGTTTTTGAACAACATAATTTTGAGATTGAAGAGATAGAAGTACAACAAAATGGTATAAATCTAAATCAATTAAAAAAATCCAATGCAAAACTTCTATATCTAACGCCATCCCATCAATACTTTTTTGGAGTGACAACTCCTATTGCAAATAGAATTGAAATAATAAATTGGGCAAAAGATAATAACTCTTATATCATTGAAGATGATTATGATAGTGAATTAAGTTACAACAATAGACCAATTCCAGCTATGCAAGGTATAAATAACAATGAACAAGTAATATATACAGGAACTTTTTCTAAATCATTTTCCCCTTCAATTAGAGTTGCTTATTTAGTTTTACCTACTAAATTATTAAAAAGGTACAAAAAAGAGTTTGATTATCATTTTTCAAATATTCCTATTGATATACAAAAAACTCTTGCTTTATTTATAAAAGAAGGATTTTGGGAAAGACACTTAAGAAAAGTAAGAACTCAAAATAAAAAGAAACATGATATTATGAAAAATTTTTTATATTCAAAAATGATAGATGAAATTGAGATTTTAAGAGAAGGAAGTGGACTAAATATTTTAATAAAACCAATAATAAATATAGATTTAGAAATATTAAAAAAAGAAGCACAAAACAAGTATATGAAATTGTATTTAAGAAATTTAAATACAAAAGAAGAAGTTTTATCTATGGGATTTGGAGGTTTTAAAGAGAATGATTTAAAAAAAGCACTTGAGATATTTTATACTCTTTGGCAAGAACAAAAGAGTAAAAGTAATTTATATAAACTTTGA